From one Prochlorococcus marinus str. MIT 0912 genomic stretch:
- a CDS encoding glucokinase, translating into MNLLAGDLGGTKTILAVYSNENYPKKLFEKYYISSEWKSFYLIFKDFIKHLPDHISLPEYMCIGVAGPIKGQKVKITNLEWDIATEKLSQLSKINNIELINDFSVLIYGIPFFKKSQYEVIQGTLNSEYKTNQKLVAIIGAGTGLGMSRGLITPKNIFIFPSEGGHREFSPRTENEWELVKWLKNKLNIQRVSIERIVSGTGLGMIARWKLDNPLNENHPLQETLKKMDNDKSAFTDLPAFVWERANNGDKLMSEALKLWLNVYGSAAGDLALQELCSSGLWISGGTAAKNLDGINSSNFLNAFSNKGRFQSYLKEIPLIVLKDPEATLFSSACRARLSAESNGRLS; encoded by the coding sequence ATGAATTTACTTGCTGGAGATCTTGGAGGGACTAAAACAATATTAGCTGTTTATTCAAACGAGAACTATCCAAAAAAATTATTTGAAAAGTACTATATTTCGTCAGAATGGAAATCTTTTTACTTAATATTTAAAGATTTTATTAAACATTTACCAGATCATATATCACTCCCTGAATATATGTGTATTGGAGTAGCAGGACCAATAAAAGGCCAGAAAGTTAAGATCACAAATCTAGAATGGGATATCGCAACAGAAAAATTATCTCAGCTTTCAAAAATAAATAATATTGAATTAATAAATGATTTCTCAGTTTTAATATATGGAATACCATTTTTCAAAAAATCCCAATATGAAGTAATCCAAGGAACATTAAATTCTGAGTACAAAACTAATCAAAAATTAGTTGCCATTATCGGAGCTGGTACTGGCTTAGGAATGTCCAGAGGATTAATTACACCTAAAAACATTTTTATATTTCCAAGTGAAGGGGGGCATCGGGAATTTTCCCCAAGAACAGAAAACGAATGGGAATTAGTCAAATGGCTAAAAAACAAGCTAAATATTCAAAGAGTATCCATTGAAAGAATAGTTAGTGGGACAGGCCTTGGAATGATTGCCAGATGGAAATTGGATAATCCATTAAATGAAAACCACCCACTTCAGGAAACTTTAAAAAAAATGGATAATGACAAATCAGCTTTCACAGATTTACCCGCATTTGTTTGGGAGAGAGCAAATAACGGAGACAAATTAATGTCTGAAGCTTTGAAATTATGGCTAAATGTTTATGGATCAGCAGCTGGAGACCTTGCTTTACAAGAACTTTGCTCTTCAGGCTTATGGATTTCAGGAGGAACAGCCGCAAAAAACCTCGATGGAATAAACTCTTCTAACTTCCTTAATGCTTTTAGTAATAAGGGTCGCTTTCAATCTTATTTAAAGGAAATCCCATTGATTGTTCTTAAAGATCCAGAGGCGACATTATTCAGTTCAGCTTGCAGGGCACGCTTAAGTGCCGAATCAAATGGGAGACTTAGTTAA
- a CDS encoding metal ABC transporter substrate-binding protein: protein MFNKKIFDEFISKKNKITSLSIFIAFNILLFTGCANKNTYKPNNERSFVLTTFTILADLARNVAGDRLLVESITKPGAEIHSYQFTPSDIVKTKGAKLIIENGLGLEAWFSKFMTSTGDIPNVKLTEGIQPLLIEGDAYSGKPNPHAWMSPKRAMSYVDKIVDAFIKIDPDGALEYTSNASTYKAKLESLDKELRDSLSSIPKERRFLVTCEGAFTYLARDYGMKEAYLWPVNAESQVTPRRMVNLIKKIKENDVPTIFCESTVSAEAQMEVAKSSGAAFGGTFYVDSLSDLNGPASTYIDLLRHNVRLITEGLSNSAVKK from the coding sequence ATGTTCAATAAAAAGATTTTTGATGAGTTTATTTCTAAGAAAAACAAGATAACTAGTTTATCTATTTTTATTGCTTTCAATATTTTACTTTTTACAGGATGTGCAAATAAAAATACTTACAAACCAAATAATGAAAGGTCTTTTGTCTTAACTACTTTTACAATTTTGGCAGATCTTGCTAGAAATGTTGCTGGGGATCGACTTCTAGTCGAATCAATTACTAAACCAGGGGCAGAAATCCATAGTTATCAATTTACACCCAGTGATATTGTGAAAACGAAAGGAGCAAAACTGATTATTGAAAATGGCTTAGGTCTTGAGGCATGGTTTTCAAAATTTATGACTAGCACAGGTGATATTCCCAATGTGAAATTAACCGAGGGGATTCAGCCATTATTGATAGAAGGTGATGCTTATTCAGGGAAGCCAAATCCTCATGCCTGGATGTCGCCCAAAAGAGCTATGAGTTATGTAGACAAAATAGTCGATGCTTTTATCAAAATTGATCCTGATGGAGCTCTTGAATACACATCTAACGCTTCAACCTATAAAGCTAAACTTGAATCGCTTGATAAAGAGCTAAGAGATTCTTTATCCTCTATTCCTAAAGAAAGAAGATTTTTGGTGACATGCGAAGGAGCCTTTACTTATCTGGCCCGTGATTACGGAATGAAAGAGGCATATTTGTGGCCAGTTAATGCTGAAAGTCAGGTAACCCCAAGGAGAATGGTGAATCTAATAAAAAAAATTAAAGAGAATGACGTCCCGACAATTTTTTGTGAAAGTACTGTGAGTGCAGAAGCACAAATGGAAGTTGCGAAATCAAGCGGAGCTGCTTTTGGAGGTACCTTCTACGTTGATTCACTATCAGATCTAAATGGTCCAGCTTCTACCTACATAGATTTACTAAGGCATAATGTTCGATTAATTACTGAGGGTCTATCCAATTCAGCAGTGAAAAAATAA
- the thrS gene encoding threonine--tRNA ligase, with protein MPIITLPDGTEKKYNSAVTIDQIASEIGPGLAKAALAGRVNGELIDTCIPITQNSHIQIITSKDDEGLEIIRHSFAHLLGHAVKQLYPEAKMAIGPVIEDGFYYDISYKDTFTPDDLLKIEKRMKELVNRDYNVDVEIVSPEKAKEVFTNRGETFKLDIVKNIPENEIIKLYKHQEYIDMCRGPHVPNTRHLRVFKLMKVSGAYWRGDSNNEMLQRIYGTAWKSSKELKEYITRIEEAEKRDHRKLGKKYSLFHSQEEAPGMVFWHPKGWTIYRILEDFIRETITKYDYQEVKSPQVVDRSLWEKSGHWDKFKEDMFTTTSENREYAIKPMNCPCHIQIFNQGLKSYRDLPIRLSEFGSCHRNEPSGALHGLMRVRNFVQDDAHIFCTDEQIQEEVQNFIDLVFEVYKTFGFDSILIKLSTRPEKRVGSDDIWDKSEKALSEALDSKGLDWSLLPGEGAFYGPKIEFSLKDCLNRVWQCGTIQVDFSMPQRLNASYIDITGRKQTPVMLHRAILGSFERFIGILIENYSGNFPTWLSPVQIMIMGITDRNNEACFSAKDKLVNFGFRAEIDIRNEKVGFKIREHTMQRIPFLIIIGDKEEENNEISVRTREGKDLGNMSIDKFKLIIDESISKKGMQVNQS; from the coding sequence ATGCCAATAATTACATTACCGGATGGAACTGAAAAAAAATATAATTCTGCTGTCACAATTGACCAAATAGCATCAGAAATTGGTCCTGGTTTAGCAAAAGCAGCGCTAGCGGGGAGAGTGAATGGAGAATTAATTGATACTTGTATTCCTATAACTCAAAATTCTCATATACAGATTATTACATCTAAAGATGATGAGGGACTAGAAATTATTAGACATTCATTCGCTCATCTTCTTGGACATGCTGTAAAGCAATTATACCCCGAAGCAAAAATGGCAATAGGACCAGTTATTGAAGATGGTTTTTATTATGATATTTCTTATAAAGATACCTTTACTCCTGATGATCTTCTCAAAATTGAGAAAAGAATGAAAGAGTTAGTTAACAGAGATTATAATGTAGATGTTGAAATAGTAAGTCCAGAGAAAGCAAAGGAAGTTTTTACTAATAGAGGTGAAACTTTCAAGCTAGACATAGTTAAAAATATCCCTGAAAATGAAATCATAAAGTTATACAAACATCAAGAATATATTGATATGTGCAGAGGTCCTCATGTGCCAAATACAAGGCATCTAAGAGTATTTAAGCTAATGAAAGTATCCGGGGCTTATTGGCGCGGAGACTCTAACAATGAAATGCTACAAAGAATATATGGAACAGCTTGGAAAAGCTCGAAAGAATTAAAAGAATATATCACTAGAATTGAAGAAGCTGAGAAAAGAGATCATAGAAAGCTAGGGAAAAAGTATTCACTTTTTCACTCGCAAGAAGAAGCACCCGGTATGGTTTTTTGGCACCCTAAAGGGTGGACTATTTATAGAATTTTAGAAGATTTTATTCGGGAAACCATTACAAAATATGATTATCAAGAAGTTAAATCTCCTCAAGTAGTTGATAGGAGTCTTTGGGAGAAATCAGGCCATTGGGATAAATTTAAAGAAGATATGTTTACTACGACTTCAGAGAACAGGGAATATGCAATAAAACCTATGAATTGCCCTTGCCATATACAAATATTCAATCAAGGTTTAAAAAGCTATCGAGATCTTCCTATTAGACTTTCTGAATTTGGTTCTTGTCATCGCAATGAGCCTTCTGGTGCACTTCATGGCTTAATGAGGGTAAGAAATTTTGTTCAAGATGATGCACATATATTTTGTACCGATGAACAAATCCAAGAAGAAGTCCAAAATTTTATTGATTTGGTATTTGAGGTTTATAAAACCTTTGGCTTTGATTCAATTCTTATTAAGCTCTCAACAAGACCAGAGAAAAGGGTTGGGAGTGATGATATCTGGGACAAATCAGAAAAAGCCTTATCTGAGGCACTTGATTCAAAAGGGTTAGATTGGTCGCTACTCCCTGGAGAAGGTGCATTCTATGGTCCAAAAATAGAATTCTCCCTAAAAGATTGTCTCAACAGAGTATGGCAGTGCGGAACAATTCAAGTGGATTTCTCAATGCCTCAAAGGCTCAATGCAAGTTATATAGATATTACAGGAAGAAAACAAACACCTGTAATGCTTCACAGAGCTATTTTAGGTTCTTTTGAAAGATTTATTGGGATTTTAATTGAGAATTATTCAGGAAATTTTCCTACATGGTTATCACCTGTTCAAATAATGATTATGGGCATAACTGATAGAAATAATGAAGCATGTTTTAGTGCTAAAGATAAATTAGTTAATTTTGGGTTCAGAGCTGAAATTGATATCAGAAATGAAAAAGTTGGTTTTAAAATACGAGAACATACTATGCAAAGAATACCTTTCTTGATAATTATTGGAGATAAGGAAGAAGAGAATAATGAAATCTCAGTAAGAACAAGAGAAGGTAAAGATCTTGGAAATATGAGTATAGACAAGTTTAAATTAATAATTGACGAATCAATTAGCAAAAAAGGTATGCAAGTTAATCAATCCTAA
- a CDS encoding metal ABC transporter permease, whose protein sequence is MSEFLISITPIDWLLDPLTHDFMRRALMVSALVGGVCGLLSCYMTLKGWALMGDAVSHAVMPGVVVAYALGLPFSLGAFVFGVGSVALIGFVKQKSRIKEDTVIGLVFTGFFALGLVLVSKIKSNIDLMQILFGSPLGISRSDVNQTLIISFIVISILLIFRKDLMLYCFDAKHARSIGINTGILHYLLLTLLSLSAVVGLQTVGIILVVAMLITPGATAYLLTDRFDKMTFLAVISSSFSSILGVYISYWSDIETGGSIVLVQTVIFLIAFLFAPRYGIFKNQTFINNN, encoded by the coding sequence ATGAGTGAATTCCTAATTTCCATTACGCCAATTGATTGGCTGTTGGATCCATTAACTCATGACTTCATGAGAAGAGCTTTAATGGTTAGCGCATTAGTGGGAGGGGTTTGTGGGCTTTTATCTTGTTACATGACATTAAAAGGTTGGGCATTAATGGGTGATGCTGTTTCTCATGCTGTCATGCCAGGAGTAGTTGTTGCTTATGCACTAGGGCTCCCTTTTTCCTTAGGTGCTTTTGTATTTGGAGTTGGTTCGGTTGCTTTGATTGGATTTGTTAAACAGAAATCTAGAATCAAAGAAGATACAGTAATAGGACTAGTTTTTACCGGTTTTTTTGCATTAGGTCTTGTATTAGTTTCAAAAATTAAAAGTAATATTGATCTGATGCAAATTCTTTTTGGAAGTCCTCTAGGGATTTCTCGTTCAGATGTTAACCAGACTTTGATAATTTCATTTATTGTTATATCTATTTTGCTTATATTTAGAAAAGATTTAATGCTTTATTGTTTTGATGCTAAACATGCTAGATCTATAGGAATAAATACAGGTATACTTCATTATTTATTACTAACTTTATTATCTCTATCCGCAGTAGTAGGTTTGCAAACTGTTGGTATTATTCTAGTAGTAGCAATGCTTATCACTCCTGGAGCGACTGCATACTTGCTCACTGATCGTTTTGATAAGATGACTTTTTTAGCAGTCATTAGCAGTTCATTCTCTAGCATTTTAGGTGTTTATATAAGTTATTGGTCAGATATTGAAACAGGTGGATCTATTGTTTTAGTTCAAACAGTAATTTTTCTGATAGCATTTTTATTTGCCCCAAGATATGGAATATTTAAAAACCAAACTTTTATAAATAATAATTAA
- a CDS encoding YcjF family protein, which produces MENHSLTKSSLSLPSFSIPKISLFIGLTITGQWVLSDVAHIPGGGLGLLLGLGCIFYFLKPGKVSFDAPSTVQGWVRRCHDVLENFEYLLEDGEQSERKKERINSLQKIIDRSEDQSIGFLKTKGVKLPDKEQLEKVLGINNQIKVSFPPALPVRDRNWILPDLIQEQDFIVYSLALPMSAADLLWIKNIPTDQPAWLMVASKESIDWSDERNALEAQLPDRWTNRVLKWDGSQTEMATVLSPIKKLLENPKKNTDITKQRLLSRLHTSWQKDLEKLRREKFKVIQTRSQWIVAGIVFASPVASTDLLAVAVVNGLMIKEMSKIWSSKMKPELLEAVSRQLAMAAIGQGVVEWSGQSLLSLAKLDGSSWVAAGTIQALSAAYLTRVVGRSMADWMALNNGVTQPDLELIKQQAPQLVSKAAELERVDWVAFLKQSKEWIQSQSNNYKVKSV; this is translated from the coding sequence ATGGAAAATCATTCATTAACAAAATCATCTCTTTCCCTGCCTTCTTTTTCTATTCCCAAAATTAGTCTTTTTATTGGGCTAACAATTACCGGTCAATGGGTTTTAAGTGATGTGGCCCATATCCCTGGGGGTGGACTTGGATTGCTATTAGGACTTGGTTGTATTTTTTATTTTTTAAAACCAGGAAAGGTTTCATTTGATGCTCCCTCTACTGTTCAAGGTTGGGTAAGAAGATGTCATGACGTTTTAGAGAATTTCGAGTACTTACTTGAGGATGGAGAGCAAAGTGAAAGAAAAAAAGAAAGAATTAATTCCTTGCAAAAAATCATTGATAGAAGCGAAGATCAAAGCATTGGTTTCTTGAAAACAAAAGGCGTAAAATTACCTGATAAAGAGCAATTGGAAAAAGTTTTAGGAATAAACAATCAAATAAAAGTTTCTTTTCCACCAGCTCTTCCTGTAAGAGATCGAAATTGGATTTTGCCAGATTTAATCCAAGAGCAAGATTTTATTGTTTACTCTTTGGCACTTCCAATGAGCGCAGCTGATCTTTTGTGGATTAAAAATATCCCTACAGATCAACCAGCCTGGCTAATGGTTGCCAGTAAAGAATCTATTGATTGGTCCGATGAGCGAAATGCATTAGAGGCTCAATTACCAGATAGATGGACTAACAGAGTATTGAAATGGGATGGATCTCAAACAGAAATGGCAACGGTTCTTTCTCCAATTAAGAAACTTCTTGAAAATCCAAAGAAAAATACTGATATTACTAAGCAAAGACTTTTGTCTCGATTGCATACTTCTTGGCAAAAAGATTTAGAAAAATTAAGAAGAGAAAAATTCAAGGTTATTCAAACAAGATCTCAATGGATAGTTGCTGGTATCGTTTTCGCCTCCCCTGTCGCCTCAACTGATTTGCTTGCAGTTGCAGTGGTTAATGGCTTAATGATCAAAGAAATGTCGAAAATATGGTCTTCCAAAATGAAGCCAGAATTACTTGAAGCCGTCTCGCGACAGCTAGCAATGGCTGCAATTGGTCAAGGTGTTGTCGAATGGAGTGGACAATCCTTGTTGAGCTTAGCAAAGCTTGATGGTTCCTCTTGGGTGGCAGCTGGAACAATTCAGGCCTTGAGTGCTGCTTACTTAACAAGAGTAGTTGGAAGGTCGATGGCCGATTGGATGGCTCTTAATAATGGAGTCACTCAGCCTGATTTAGAACTTATTAAGCAACAAGCTCCTCAACTAGTATCAAAAGCTGCTGAGCTAGAGAGAGTTGATTGGGTAGCTTTTTTAAAGCAATCAAAAGAGTGGATTCAGTCTCAATCTAATAATTACAAAGTTAAATCAGTTTGA
- the trpS gene encoding tryptophan--tRNA ligase: MNQKRVLSGVQPTGDVHIGNWLGAIRNWVELQENYETFVCVVDLHAITTPHDPKSLYQNSLSTAALYIACGMNPDKCSIFIQSQISAHSELCWILNCLTPLNWMERMIQFKEKSIKQGDNVSIGLLDYPVLMAADILLYDADLVPVGEDQKQHLELARDIASQRVNSKFGTKENPILKVPNPLILKECSKVMSLTDGTKKMSKSDPNENSRITLLDSPDIITKKIKRAKTDSELGLEFGNTARPEADNLLTIYSIISGLGREKAAEYCAEMGWGKFKPEFTEAMINVLKPIQEKYKELMNDPEELKRILNKGKLTAEEVSKLTLNRVKEALGFYSNL, encoded by the coding sequence GTGAATCAAAAGCGAGTCTTATCTGGTGTTCAACCCACCGGAGATGTTCATATTGGTAATTGGCTTGGAGCAATAAGAAATTGGGTTGAATTACAAGAAAATTACGAAACTTTTGTCTGCGTTGTTGATCTTCATGCGATAACGACTCCGCATGACCCAAAATCTCTTTATCAAAATTCTTTATCTACAGCGGCTTTGTATATCGCTTGTGGGATGAATCCTGATAAATGCTCAATATTCATTCAAAGTCAGATAAGCGCCCATAGCGAGCTTTGCTGGATACTAAATTGCTTAACTCCTTTAAACTGGATGGAGAGAATGATTCAGTTCAAGGAAAAGTCAATTAAACAAGGAGACAATGTATCTATTGGATTATTAGATTATCCAGTCCTTATGGCAGCGGATATTCTTCTCTATGACGCTGATTTGGTTCCTGTTGGAGAAGATCAAAAGCAGCATCTAGAGCTTGCGAGAGATATTGCTTCTCAAAGAGTTAATTCAAAATTCGGAACAAAAGAAAATCCAATACTAAAAGTTCCAAATCCCTTAATTTTGAAAGAGTGTTCCAAGGTCATGAGCCTGACTGACGGAACAAAGAAAATGAGTAAAAGCGACCCAAACGAAAATAGTAGGATTACTTTATTAGACAGTCCAGATATCATTACTAAAAAAATAAAACGTGCAAAAACCGACTCAGAATTAGGATTAGAATTCGGTAATACTGCAAGACCTGAAGCTGACAATCTTTTAACAATTTATTCTATAATTTCTGGCCTAGGTAGAGAAAAAGCAGCTGAGTATTGCGCAGAAATGGGCTGGGGTAAATTCAAACCAGAGTTTACAGAGGCAATGATTAACGTTCTCAAACCTATTCAAGAAAAATATAAAGAACTAATGAATGATCCAGAAGAGTTAAAAAGAATACTAAATAAAGGCAAACTTACTGCCGAGGAGGTTTCTAAGTTAACATTAAATAGAGTTAAAGAAGCTCTAGGATTTTATTCAAATTTGTAG
- a CDS encoding metal ABC transporter ATP-binding protein, producing MNPIYKSHEKDFMRIEADQVCVDYNGTVALYDASLNLKAGSICGLVGMNGAGKSTFFKALMGFVRPSRGKIRINGIKVNQAQKEQSVAYVPQNEGIDYSFPVSVWDVVMMGRYGAMNILRIPRESDRRAVVHALERVDLLDLRERPIGSLSGGQRKRAFLARAIAQRASVLLLDEPFSGVDVPTEKLMAELFLQFRQEGHTILISTHDLNHVRDFCDFVVLINKTVLAYGETSEVFTSENLNKTFGGIPPNPLSGPTSSKNFVNE from the coding sequence ATGAACCCAATTTATAAAAGTCACGAGAAAGATTTTATGCGGATTGAGGCAGATCAAGTTTGTGTTGACTACAACGGCACAGTTGCTCTCTACGACGCAAGTTTAAATTTAAAAGCGGGATCTATCTGTGGACTTGTGGGGATGAATGGTGCAGGAAAGTCAACTTTTTTCAAAGCTCTAATGGGCTTCGTTAGACCATCAAGGGGGAAAATAAGGATCAATGGTATTAAGGTTAATCAAGCCCAGAAGGAGCAATCGGTTGCATATGTTCCACAAAACGAAGGAATAGATTATTCATTTCCCGTGAGTGTTTGGGATGTCGTAATGATGGGAAGATATGGAGCTATGAATATTTTACGAATACCAAGAGAATCCGATAGAAGAGCAGTTGTTCATGCCCTTGAAAGAGTTGATCTTTTGGATCTTAGAGAAAGACCAATAGGATCTTTATCTGGAGGGCAACGCAAAAGAGCTTTTCTTGCAAGAGCAATTGCACAACGTGCATCAGTGCTTCTTTTAGACGAGCCTTTCTCTGGAGTTGATGTACCCACTGAAAAGCTCATGGCTGAGCTATTTCTTCAATTTCGACAGGAAGGACACACTATTTTGATATCTACTCATGATTTGAACCATGTTAGAGATTTTTGTGATTTTGTTGTCCTTATCAATAAGACGGTTCTTGCGTATGGTGAAACCTCGGAAGTTTTTACTTCGGAAAATCTAAATAAAACATTTGGAGGAATTCCACCAAATCCTTTATCAGGTCCGACGTCAAGTAAAAATTTTGTAAATGAGTGA